Within the Phaseolus vulgaris cultivar G19833 chromosome 9, P. vulgaris v2.0, whole genome shotgun sequence genome, the region AGAAATTACCTTTTTAACGgtctatttttctttcatttccattttacaaattcatttaataataagatattatatttaactaataaaaataaatataaacaattttattttaaaaatactaatatatttaattgtgaaaaaaatatcaagaaTCATTACCCTTTTATATATGAACTAAATATGTCAATGTCATTTCATCTGTGAGTCTTCTCCCACTCCCATGGCCCTCCTCCTTCTTCTCTTTTCTCCCACGAAAATAACTTTAAACACTAAGAAATCAACTAAATTGCATTAATCTTAAACTTAAATTTAAcacatgaaaaatataattctaaTTAATTATCTCACATGAATGGTTTTCCCACCATTTTAcatttttcaaaacatataaTATTTCCTTTTTTAGACATACTATTGAAAATTTTCCATCCTTTAGATAGGGGTAACATTCCATTTTTTTATCCGTCTTGCTATCtaaggtttagggtttttcTTTAATTCTTCTATACACATCTTTTTAGGTTTAGTAAGCAATACTAATGTTGTGAAATCAATAGGCAATAATAGCATGAGTGCCATGATAAATATTAATGgctaagtaaaaaaaaaatgtaatgtaTAGATAAAATAGTAATAAGCATCAAAAAGACTTTTGTAActtacaaaatattttcacttGTTATGTTGTTAATGTTTtccaatattaaatataataaaaactttCATTATTAATTACATTGTTTGCAAGTACTTTACCTTAGCATACAACTTCCCTTTGAGTCTAAATAAATGTGCAAGTCttggaaattttatttcaaacaaATATCTTTGTTTCAACCTAACTAATGAAATTTCATTTGAACTATTAGAATTATACTTAACATACTAAAAAcgaaaaatcattaaaaaattcaGTACaggaaacaaaattattaaaatatttataaagaaaaaaaccataaaataaagaaaatgagagAATTATTTAAATGGGAAAGTTGAGTTGAGAGTggttaaattaatttagaaagaaaaaaaaaagggtaGATAATAGAAGAGAAGAAAGAGAGAAGTGGAGAGTAGTAGTGATCCTTGAAGCATCCAACGTGGAGGAATTCTGATCAGACGtggggagagagagagaataaggatctcttctcttctcttctcttctcttctcttcttcactGTTAACAGAAATGAAGATGGCGCTGCTGAAGGCACCCACACCCCAACTGCAATGGCGCTGCTCTGTAGCACCCACCACGCTGGCGTTTCCCAATTCTCATTCCATTTCTGCGGGTGAGTCACTGCCTTCTCCCAAATAATCACAAATTAATTGCAATTAAATCAGGTTCGGTTATAACATTAATGTGTATGGAAGAGACAGGGAGGGGAAAAGGAAGAGAGTGGAGTTGGAGGGTCAAATGCACCACCAGTGCCACCACCAGTGGCGGTGGCAGTGCGGAGATCGAGAAAGGGGCTGCAAATTTTTCGCCGGGGAGCCCAGTGAGGGCAACCAACATTCTGGTGGTGGGGGCCACGGGAACCCTTGGAAGGCAGATTGTGCGCCGGGCACTCGACGAAGGCTACGACGTCAGGTGTCTGGTGAGGCCCAGGCCGGCTCCCGCCGACTTCCTTCGCGATTGGGGAGCAACCGTTGTCAATGTAAATGTCCTGCCATTCATCACCACTTCCAATTCTCTCTTCACTTTCTTCACTCTCTTCACTCTCTTCCTGTTTCCCAGGCTGACCTCAGTAAACCAGAGACCATTCCTGCCACCTTGGTCGGCATACATACCATCATTGACTGCGCCACCGGCCGTCCCGAGGAGCCCATCAAAACCGTAACCAACCTCCTCCACTCaccttttcatttcatttccttTACACACATTTATCCAATTCATACATACAAACATAGGTAGACTGGGAAGGAAAAGTGGCTCTCATACAATGTGCCAAGGCAATGGGCATTCAGAAATATGTCTTCTACTCCATCCACAATTGTGACAAACATCCCGAGGTTCCCCTCATGGAAATCAAGTATTGCACTGAGAAGTTCCTCCGGGACTCTGCCCTCAATCACATCGTTATCCGCTTATGCGGTTTCATGCAGGTCACCGCCACCTTACTCTCCCCTCAACCCATGCTTTCAGAACTTCCACCTTTAATTTCTACCCACTTGCATTTCATTATCTTTCATTGCAGGGTCTTATTGGTCAGTACGCAGTTCCCATCCTCGAAGAAAAATCTGTTTGGGGAACTGATGCCCCCACCAGAATAGCTTACATGGATACTCAGGTAATCAACGTACCACAATTCATCTCCTCCCTCCACCCTCTCTTTTCCTCTTCAATTTCCTTTCTAATCGCTCTGCCTCCACCTTTAGGATATTGCTCGCTTGACATTTATAGCCATTCGAAATGAGAAATTAAATGGTAAACTTCTTACATTCGCTGGTCCCCGTGCTTGGACAACCCAAGAGGTGATTAACCTAACTTCTTCTgctatttctcttttttttcctcAATGCTTTGCTCATATACCTCCTCCTCACATCTCATATTACTGTTAGGTAATAACCTTGTGCGAGAGGCTGGCTGGCCAAGATGCTAATGTCACCACAGTTCCAGTCTCCATTTTAAGATTCACTCGTCAGTTGACTCGCGTTTTTGAGTGGACAAATGATGTTGCTGACAGACTCGCATTTTCAGAGGTACTTTATTTCTTTATCCACTACACCTTCTTTAGTAAATTGATTAACTGTTGCAGGAAAT harbors:
- the LOC137822726 gene encoding protein HIGH CHLOROPHYLL FLUORESCENCE PHENOTYPE 244, chloroplastic isoform X3; amino-acid sequence: MKMALLKAPTPQLQWRCSVAPTTLAFPNSHSISAGRGKGREWSWRVKCTTSATTSGGGSAEIEKGAANFSPGSPVRATNILVVGATGTLGRQIVRRALDEGYDVRCLVRPRPAPADFLRDWGATVVNADLSKPETIPATLVGIHTIIDCATGRPEEPIKTVDWEGKVALIQCAKAMGIQKYVFYSIHNCDKHPEVPLMEIKYCTEKFLRDSALNHIVIRLCGFMQGLIGQYAVPILEEKSVWGTDAPTRIAYMDTQDIARLTFIAIRNEKLNGKLLTFAGPRAWTTQEVITLCERLAGQDANVTTVPVSILRFTRQLTRVFEWTNDVADRLAFSEVLSSDTVFSVPMADTYNLLGVDSKDIITLEKYLQDYFSNILKKLKDLKAQSKQTDIYF
- the LOC137822726 gene encoding protein HIGH CHLOROPHYLL FLUORESCENCE PHENOTYPE 244, chloroplastic isoform X2; translated protein: MKMALLKAPTPQLQWRCSVAPTTLAFPNSHSISAETGRGKGREWSWRVKCTTSATTSGGGSAEIEKGAANFSPGSPVRATNILVVGATGTLGRQIVRRALDEGYDVRCLVRPRPAPADFLRDWGATVVNADLSKPETIPATLVGIHTIIDCATGRPEEPIKTVDWEGKVALIQCAKAMGIQKYVFYSIHNCDKHPEVPLMEIKYCTEKFLRDSALNHIVIRLCGFMQGLIGQYAVPILEEKSVWGTDAPTRIAYMDTQDIARLTFIAIRNEKLNGKLLTFAGPRAWTTQEVITLCERLAGQDANVTTVPVSILRFTRQLTRVFEWTNDVADRLAFSEVLSSDTVFSVPMADTYNLLGVDSKDIITLEKYLQDYFSNILKKLKDLKAQSKQTDIYF